One segment of Methanolinea mesophila DNA contains the following:
- a CDS encoding DUF2240 family protein, which yields MSLSITIAAPFRHTRKERLKKNEIVYYLAFDRKWMSIDQANQVIQKALEEGLIAFEGEMIVPLFVVDQVDIPLGFKPSSSMFSRSDALQELLKRMAAGTGQPVTGVVSQMNDLIHQQFDGKLRPQAAIVILARKYDIPFEDLLPALREQMLKNES from the coding sequence TTTCAATCACTATCGCTGCACCCTTCCGCCACACGAGAAAAGAGAGGCTGAAAAAGAATGAGATCGTGTATTATCTCGCATTCGACAGGAAATGGATGAGCATAGACCAGGCAAACCAGGTCATCCAGAAAGCCCTCGAAGAGGGCCTTATCGCCTTCGAGGGCGAAATGATAGTCCCGCTTTTCGTGGTGGATCAGGTGGACATCCCATTGGGATTCAAGCCGTCTTCCTCCATGTTCAGCCGGTCGGATGCACTGCAGGAGTTACTGAAACGTATGGCCGCGGGCACGGGCCAGCCGGTCACCGGTGTCGTCTCCCAGATGAACGATCTCATTCACCAGCAGTTCGACGGCAAATTGAGACCCCAGGCAGCGATCGTAATCCTTGCGAGGAAGTACGACATACCCTTCGAAGACCTCCTCCCCGCACTTCGTGAACAAATGCTGAAAAACGAGAGTTAG
- a CDS encoding 30S ribosomal protein S6e gives MVEFKVVLSDRKTGRAYNIDVSGGAAGGIIGKKLGDEIDAGALGLSGYKIELTGASDRNGTPAKKNLPVAGRRRILLAGGVGFNPVMDGQRRRKSIRGNEITADFVQINASVTKYGEKPLEEHFAKPVEEPKKE, from the coding sequence ATGGTAGAATTTAAAGTGGTCTTATCCGACCGTAAGACGGGGCGCGCCTACAATATTGATGTGAGCGGGGGCGCTGCCGGTGGAATTATCGGGAAGAAACTCGGCGACGAGATCGATGCGGGCGCCCTGGGACTCTCGGGATACAAGATCGAGCTGACCGGTGCATCCGACAGGAACGGAACTCCCGCCAAGAAGAACCTCCCCGTGGCAGGAAGACGCAGGATCCTGCTCGCAGGAGGAGTAGGGTTCAACCCTGTCATGGACGGTCAGAGACGGAGAAAGTCCATCAGAGGGAACGAGATAACCGCGGATTTCGTGCAGATCAATGCCAGCGTGACAAAATACGGCGAAAAGCCCCTTGAAGAACACTTCGCGAAACCTGTCGAAGAACCGAAGAAAGAATAG